In the genome of Francisella salimarina, one region contains:
- a CDS encoding response regulator, producing MRKVVHWIDDEVSKLDILIKQIQKQNIFVRTYRSGEEFFEKYHPSPVEIIFIDYYLGIGSTGLELLYRIRKEKIESRVVVISGMLDVKSTRDLIFAGASDIIEKQSPITLLKDIFTQISQVEASYKSSRVRDIYNAMSEKQQKVCDGMIKRLSTTEIVNLTGLGYSNVRKYKGQIFKLFREKGYMISGANDISKLFMK from the coding sequence ATGAGAAAGGTTGTTCATTGGATTGATGATGAAGTAAGTAAGCTTGACATACTGATAAAACAAATACAAAAACAAAATATCTTTGTTAGGACGTATAGATCAGGAGAAGAGTTTTTTGAAAAGTATCATCCAAGTCCAGTAGAAATTATATTTATCGATTATTATTTAGGTATTGGTAGTACAGGGCTGGAGCTGTTATATAGAATTAGAAAAGAGAAGATTGAATCTAGAGTAGTTGTTATTTCAGGAATGCTAGATGTAAAAAGTACTAGGGATTTAATTTTTGCAGGTGCTTCAGATATAATTGAAAAACAAAGTCCAATAACATTACTTAAAGATATTTTTACTCAAATTTCTCAAGTTGAAGCAAGTTATAAAAGCTCTAGAGTTCGAGATATTTATAATGCAATGTCAGAAAAACAGCAGAAAGTATGTGATGGAATGATAAAAAGGCTTTCAACTACAGAGATAGTTAATCTAACAGGGCTTGGATATTCAAATGTACGTAAATATAAGGGTCAGATCTTTAAGCTATTTAGAGAAAAAGGATATATGATTAGTGGAGCTAATGATATAAGTAAACTTTTTATGAAATAA
- a CDS encoding SOUL family heme-binding protein produces the protein MLKKSLSVLSALVLSSCSIVGINNTPQAKYTNIKTDDDFSVRVYAPLTEAQVTVEDSDYKSAVNKGFGYLFRYITGANIAKQDIQMTAPVKIEQSSQKIQMTAPVMIAGDDKSWTIAFVLPAQYTLQNAPKPTSDKIKLVEKPETKMAVVTFSGFLNKDSIDSNTTKLKTWIKANNYEIDGQPEAAGYNPPWTIPFLRTNEVMIPIK, from the coding sequence ATGTTAAAAAAATCTTTATCGGTACTATCCGCTTTAGTATTATCATCTTGTAGCATAGTTGGAATCAATAATACTCCTCAAGCTAAATATACAAACATTAAAACAGATGATGATTTTTCTGTTAGAGTTTATGCTCCTCTTACTGAAGCTCAAGTAACTGTCGAAGACTCTGACTATAAGTCTGCTGTCAACAAAGGTTTTGGCTACTTGTTTAGATACATAACTGGTGCAAACATTGCTAAACAAGATATACAAATGACTGCTCCTGTCAAAATAGAACAATCTTCACAAAAAATTCAGATGACAGCTCCAGTAATGATAGCTGGAGACGATAAATCATGGACTATAGCTTTTGTACTACCGGCTCAATATACTCTACAAAATGCTCCAAAACCAACTAGTGATAAAATCAAATTGGTTGAGAAACCTGAAACTAAAATGGCGGTAGTTACATTTAGTGGTTTCTTAAATAAAGACTCTATAGATAGCAATACGACTAAACTTAAAACATGGATAAAAGCCAACAACTACGAGATAGACGGTCAACCTGAGGCAGCTGGGTATAATCCGCCATGGACAATACCATTCTTACGTACTAATGAAGTTATGATACCGATAAAATAA
- a CDS encoding LysR family transcriptional regulator, whose amino-acid sequence MDRFDCMKSFILVAKNRSFTVAARKQGFGLAKVSKQINFLEEWLSSSLFIRTTRKVELTAKGEAFLDYAQDIVKRVEDAQNDIENRDIQPRGEIAVSITAGLNVAFFIEHFANFLSKYDQVKLNIHNINSPLTVLEGTCDVSISSIDVADPRLVKYVFCSFKRKLYASPRYLEKKGIPRSLSDLSHHNTLVNTLTHPKGWQFGKSAVNLNYDYLSSSTDELKNAAIHGLGIIWSIDPLVRQEVNSGELIEIKMDEAQEDVKLYCYFLQTSKQDKRRILAEYLLENVDIL is encoded by the coding sequence GTGGATAGGTTTGATTGCATGAAAAGTTTCATTCTAGTAGCTAAGAATCGTAGTTTTACGGTAGCAGCTAGAAAACAAGGTTTTGGATTGGCAAAAGTTAGTAAACAGATTAATTTTCTTGAAGAATGGTTATCATCATCACTTTTTATACGTACTACAAGAAAAGTAGAATTAACAGCTAAAGGAGAAGCATTTCTTGACTACGCACAAGATATTGTAAAGCGTGTCGAAGATGCACAAAATGATATTGAGAATAGAGATATACAGCCAAGAGGTGAGATAGCAGTCTCAATAACAGCAGGACTTAATGTGGCTTTTTTTATTGAGCATTTTGCTAATTTTTTATCAAAATATGATCAAGTAAAGCTAAATATACATAATATTAATTCACCACTTACAGTCTTAGAAGGTACATGTGATGTCTCCATAAGTTCTATAGATGTTGCTGATCCTAGACTGGTTAAATATGTTTTTTGTTCGTTTAAGCGTAAATTGTATGCATCACCTAGATATCTTGAGAAAAAAGGAATCCCTAGATCTTTATCAGATCTGTCTCATCATAATACTTTAGTAAATACCCTCACTCACCCCAAAGGTTGGCAGTTTGGTAAATCAGCTGTAAATCTGAACTATGATTATTTATCTAGCTCAACAGATGAATTAAAAAATGCAGCCATACACGGACTGGGAATTATTTGGTCGATTGACCCCTTAGTTAGACAAGAGGTTAATTCTGGAGAGCTGATAGAAATTAAGATGGATGAAGCTCAAGAAGATGTTAAGTTGTATTGCTATTTTTTACAAACATCAAAACAAGATAAGAGACGTATTCTTGCAGAATATTTGCTTGAGAATGTAGATATTCTCTAA
- a CDS encoding FUSC family protein, with translation MYGSKFYDIKKEESLEILLISIVISICGVVAIIINDALNFDYPFWAATAAIVIFSTGSSLTIYKSWRRVVATIIGSIIGLYLSILFVEFSFVGILIIFLIGAIFLFFSKIYPQEGYFLLFIGLHISFIGAGCIVEPTNAFYLTEYRILTNIVGVLCALIFVPILPIKKGKSFSPATPLSDQNALLNTTRIFIAMSLAVLFWMFVNVPGGSINMIITIVIISGVEINKTVLVFHRRFFGCLLGVSCGIACIVISSYLPIVIFPLFILFSTIFTYFALQHPLYGYAYEQANRAFMIVCFPTKLEFFSFSDGAYRALGIFIALFILLLIEVGERALNIISESLGNYIIRQILC, from the coding sequence ATGTATGGTTCTAAATTCTATGATATCAAAAAAGAAGAATCTCTAGAAATACTGCTAATATCTATAGTAATTTCTATATGTGGTGTAGTAGCAATTATCATTAATGATGCTCTAAATTTTGACTATCCTTTTTGGGCTGCTACAGCTGCCATCGTAATATTCTCAACAGGATCCTCTCTTACTATCTATAAGTCGTGGAGAAGAGTTGTTGCTACAATTATTGGCTCTATTATAGGTTTATACTTAAGTATACTTTTTGTTGAATTTTCATTTGTAGGCATACTTATTATTTTTCTAATAGGAGCTATATTCTTATTTTTTTCGAAAATCTATCCTCAAGAGGGCTATTTTCTACTGTTCATTGGTTTACATATATCTTTTATCGGAGCTGGTTGTATCGTAGAGCCTACCAATGCTTTTTATTTGACAGAGTATAGAATACTCACCAATATTGTTGGTGTTTTATGCGCCTTAATATTTGTACCTATATTACCCATTAAAAAAGGAAAAAGCTTCTCACCAGCAACCCCATTATCAGATCAAAACGCTCTATTAAATACCACTAGAATATTTATTGCAATGAGTTTGGCTGTACTGTTTTGGATGTTTGTAAATGTCCCTGGTGGCTCAATCAATATGATTATAACTATCGTAATTATATCCGGAGTTGAGATAAATAAAACTGTCCTTGTATTTCATCGAAGATTCTTTGGATGTTTACTAGGAGTATCATGCGGTATTGCTTGTATTGTAATATCAAGCTATTTACCAATTGTTATATTTCCATTATTTATACTTTTCTCAACAATCTTTACGTACTTTGCATTACAACATCCATTGTATGGATATGCTTATGAGCAAGCAAATAGAGCATTTATGATAGTCTGTTTCCCAACAAAACTTGAGTTTTTTAGTTTCTCTGATGGTGCATATAGAGCTTTAGGAATATTTATCGCACTATTTATACTATTGTTGATTGAAGTTGGAGAAAGAGCTCTAAACATAATATCTGAGTCATTGGGTAATTATATTATTAGACAAATACTTTGCTAA
- a CDS encoding DUF3568 family protein translates to MKNYSKSFLRIILIILITVMTTSCVSIDDTEYENGYYITELNYNFDKVYQMTINSIKTGITYNENGHPYHLVENSQTNDKATIVAIDNNDPSDRLKIIIYRISKNVTKIMIKYDSNGDSIRSSALLNTLKEGLAV, encoded by the coding sequence ATGAAGAACTACTCCAAATCATTCCTAAGAATAATTCTAATAATACTCATAACTGTCATGACTACAAGCTGTGTCTCGATTGATGATACTGAGTATGAAAATGGATACTACATTACAGAACTTAATTATAATTTTGACAAAGTCTATCAGATGACAATCAATAGTATCAAGACAGGTATTACTTATAATGAGAATGGTCATCCTTACCATTTAGTAGAAAATAGCCAAACTAATGACAAAGCAACTATAGTAGCTATAGATAATAATGACCCTAGTGATCGACTAAAAATAATTATCTACAGAATCTCAAAAAATGTCACAAAGATTATGATCAAATATGATAGTAACGGAGACTCTATTAGATCTTCAGCTCTGCTAAATACTCTTAAAGAAGGGTTAGCCGTATAA
- a CDS encoding sensor histidine kinase, producing the protein MINILLFGVIFFLYKEKAKDLEQKNITIIVRSLTSQLEATIRALASQTDFFNLLISNKFYFEGVPQYKKYSLMRAFSSNIFESYDNSAIGYRISNNSFNLFDVGKSSKYYISYRLNYRDDIYDIRETSSNLGNIIIFFDKDKLIQYLNSKNLILSSTKYGKLLQQEIQNKSSNLIKKVSFPNIYIRNYDGFVGWRLIILFLLSFMFNILFLFYISWRVVKYYEHYYVNPVLEIYDSLSKKGIVKRQKYYVREIQRLINIINKAKKLSRLDTLSQIQHDLKPAFIQLQKLASEIEDHKKKYIISISEYIRMAVLNKSNEIRSENLSCIIAQLVNSTYFSYKEIFVVDYSRYCFSKVDKIVFSRIISNLVNNAIEVNKGRIDLKIKLLTKVSFGNVYVTVEDNGVGVGKDRLEEIFDKGRSFNYSSGIGLFFCREAVREYGGDISCNSDSESTRFTIKLPVSAPEYNYIDSIYINDKSRIVIIDDEQPSYFRHIEGIDQYDLYLNSCKSVEEYFSSVSIDKTDDIYLIDYNFSSTMTGVDIIEKYNLIGKAYVITTVADNLRQRTSEKLKELIPILDKSIANVIQIKNVRFFDYFILEDDVLICKIMKDKAKLNKQRILIANNFLQFNMIKEVLYKSDRVVLDINIKGSSIKGDHYVKELKKQGFLNISVQTGHSNLNLGEGVRIIEKGSF; encoded by the coding sequence ATGATAAATATTTTACTTTTTGGTGTAATTTTCTTTTTGTACAAAGAAAAGGCGAAGGATCTAGAACAAAAAAATATAACAATTATAGTTAGATCTTTAACTAGTCAGCTTGAAGCGACTATCAGGGCTCTTGCTTCACAAACGGATTTTTTTAATTTACTTATATCAAATAAGTTTTATTTTGAAGGAGTACCACAGTATAAAAAATACTCACTAATGCGAGCATTCTCATCCAATATTTTTGAAAGCTATGATAATAGTGCCATAGGGTATAGAATTTCAAATAATAGTTTTAATTTATTCGATGTAGGCAAGTCTAGTAAGTATTATATTTCATATAGGCTAAATTATAGGGATGATATATATGATATTAGGGAAACGTCTTCAAATTTAGGTAATATAATTATCTTTTTTGATAAAGATAAACTAATACAATACTTAAACTCAAAAAATCTAATATTATCCTCTACCAAGTATGGTAAGCTTTTGCAGCAGGAAATACAAAATAAGTCATCGAATCTTATAAAGAAAGTAAGCTTTCCAAATATTTATATAAGGAATTATGATGGGTTTGTTGGTTGGAGATTGATAATTTTATTTTTATTATCATTTATGTTTAATATTTTATTTTTATTTTATATTAGCTGGAGAGTTGTAAAGTACTATGAACATTATTATGTCAATCCTGTGTTAGAAATTTATGATTCTTTGTCAAAAAAAGGAATTGTAAAAAGGCAAAAGTATTATGTTAGAGAAATACAGAGATTAATTAATATTATTAATAAAGCTAAGAAGCTTAGTAGGCTTGATACATTATCCCAAATTCAGCATGATTTAAAACCTGCATTTATACAATTACAAAAACTAGCTTCTGAGATAGAAGATCACAAAAAAAAATATATAATATCAATATCTGAGTATATAAGGATGGCTGTTCTCAATAAAAGTAATGAGATTAGATCTGAAAACTTATCTTGTATAATTGCACAGTTAGTAAATAGTACATACTTTAGCTATAAGGAGATATTTGTAGTTGATTATAGTAGGTATTGTTTCTCTAAGGTGGATAAGATTGTATTTTCGCGTATTATATCTAACTTAGTTAATAATGCTATAGAAGTTAATAAGGGTAGGATAGACCTTAAAATAAAACTGTTAACAAAAGTAAGTTTTGGAAACGTATATGTTACAGTTGAAGATAATGGCGTTGGCGTTGGTAAAGATAGGTTGGAAGAAATATTTGATAAAGGGCGCTCCTTTAATTATAGTTCTGGAATCGGTCTATTTTTTTGTCGAGAAGCCGTTAGGGAGTATGGTGGAGATATATCTTGTAATTCTGATAGTGAGAGCACAAGATTCACTATAAAGCTTCCAGTGTCTGCCCCAGAATATAATTATATAGATTCAATTTATATAAATGATAAGTCCAGAATAGTCATTATTGATGATGAGCAACCATCATATTTTAGACATATCGAAGGAATAGATCAATATGATCTTTATCTCAATAGCTGTAAGAGTGTAGAAGAGTATTTTAGCTCCGTAAGTATAGATAAAACTGATGATATTTATTTAATTGATTATAACTTTTCTAGTACTATGACAGGAGTAGATATTATAGAAAAGTATAATCTTATAGGTAAGGCATATGTAATAACAACTGTTGCTGATAATTTGCGTCAGAGAACTTCTGAAAAATTAAAGGAACTTATCCCGATACTTGATAAATCTATTGCAAACGTTATTCAGATAAAAAATGTTAGATTTTTTGACTATTTTATTTTAGAGGATGATGTGCTGATATGTAAGATCATGAAAGATAAAGCAAAATTAAATAAACAGAGGATTTTGATAGCAAATAATTTTTTGCAGTTTAATATGATTAAAGAAGTTCTTTATAAGAGTGATAGAGTGGTACTGGATATTAATATTAAAGGGAGTAGTATCAAAGGAGATCACTATGTTAAAGAGCTAAAGAAGCAAGGTTTTTTGAATATCTCTGTACAAACTGGGCATTCAAATCTTAATTTAGGAGAAGGTGTTCGTATTATAGAAAAGGGTAGCTTTTAA
- a CDS encoding SGNH/GDSL hydrolase family protein, producing MKKYFLSTITLLTISSSAFADARSNLVLENNCSVPVYFTVNSDNTTGQNIKSKKIDTNTYQDIGEYINNSINPFSYTSNLKITYSLSPDEESINEAIIDYRLINGYKTNEANFNITGNATVNNQINNLLHTWHSYSPIFSYKIPTYTITACPIETKLNLKSPLNGIDRILIFGDSLSDQGNLYTYTGGIIPKSKPYYNGMFSNGPTWANLLTKKLSYLQKPIAVSSYAVGGATAILNPKWVEQGLPYNLGGEIEIYKKVDTDAHDTDRNLAIIFIGGNDYLSISDSEDMTKIHYIAKEVTDKIISSIDEINAQKTILIGIPNLSLVPESEIRGNQKQLAEVSRLHNKYLEDFARGKSNVVFISINDMFEKLFTNTAEFNQEFNTKINADKVGETCWKGGYFLPSPRDFDSKEFYNSLIMSNSDLLRSNGGEDEAFDIDKIPLNSDITSAILGAETGQMCDNPEEFIFWDNVHPTQQVQKALFEHISKVLDMEISTSV from the coding sequence ATGAAAAAATACTTTTTGTCTACAATTACCTTACTCACAATAAGCTCCTCTGCTTTTGCTGATGCACGTTCAAATCTAGTTCTTGAAAATAATTGTAGTGTGCCTGTTTACTTTACTGTTAATTCTGACAATACTACTGGGCAGAATATAAAAAGTAAAAAAATAGATACTAATACATACCAAGATATTGGGGAGTATATAAACAACTCTATAAATCCTTTTTCTTATACATCAAACTTAAAGATAACATATAGCCTAAGTCCAGATGAAGAAAGTATTAATGAAGCTATCATAGACTACAGGCTAATAAATGGTTATAAAACAAATGAGGCAAATTTTAACATAACTGGAAATGCTACAGTAAATAATCAAATAAATAACCTTCTTCATACTTGGCATAGTTACTCACCGATATTCTCGTATAAAATTCCTACATATACTATTACAGCATGTCCTATCGAAACAAAACTAAATTTAAAATCTCCGCTAAATGGTATAGATCGAATTTTGATTTTTGGAGATAGCTTAAGTGACCAAGGAAACTTATATACATATACAGGGGGGATAATTCCTAAATCTAAACCATATTATAACGGTATGTTTTCTAATGGTCCAACTTGGGCTAACCTACTTACAAAGAAATTGTCTTATCTACAAAAACCTATAGCTGTCAGTAGCTATGCTGTTGGTGGTGCAACAGCAATACTAAATCCTAAATGGGTTGAACAAGGACTCCCTTACAACCTCGGTGGTGAAATTGAAATATATAAAAAAGTTGATACAGATGCACATGACACAGACAGGAATTTAGCAATTATTTTTATAGGAGGAAATGATTACTTATCTATATCTGACTCTGAAGATATGACCAAAATACACTATATAGCTAAAGAAGTTACAGACAAAATCATCTCATCTATAGATGAAATCAATGCACAAAAAACTATACTAATTGGTATACCAAACCTCTCTTTGGTTCCAGAATCTGAAATACGAGGGAATCAAAAACAACTGGCCGAAGTCTCAAGATTACATAATAAATACCTAGAGGATTTTGCAAGGGGTAAATCTAATGTCGTATTTATTTCTATAAATGATATGTTTGAAAAACTATTTACTAATACAGCAGAGTTTAATCAGGAGTTTAACACAAAAATAAATGCTGATAAAGTAGGTGAAACATGCTGGAAAGGAGGATATTTCTTACCTTCTCCTAGAGATTTTGATTCAAAAGAGTTTTATAATAGCTTAATAATGTCTAATTCAGACCTATTAAGGAGTAATGGGGGAGAAGATGAGGCGTTTGATATTGACAAAATTCCTCTAAACTCAGATATTACATCTGCTATTCTTGGAGCAGAAACTGGACAAATGTGTGATAATCCAGAAGAATTTATTTTCTGGGATAATGTGCACCCGACACAACAAGTGCAAAAAGCATTGTTTGAGCACATATCTAAAGTTCTGGATATGGAAATTTCTACTTCTGTTTAA
- a CDS encoding HlyD family secretion protein, producing MKISKLMAAVIILFIIIFLICIFLYFDASFERDAYLYANFTRVNSVENGQVQKIYIKKGSYVNKGDTLFELDCRYITKELNILQSQEKKITLELKDVVIKIKLAEKQRDLARESLVVEKRNFERYKRLIRDGAVSDQQKDLAEKNLISSESQFVKACQNVDNLKIRQNDLLSDEKITQSKIDQKKYSLSRCSIKATTNGYISNFILQKGDFINKGEDLFSIVDTHKWYVVANVKESNIRYLSVGQTVSMTTSLTGFKKYTGRIVDIEKGITRPEYNDFSALYHIERNIDWVRLDYRFPVLIEVLSKDTKEFRLGGDVHVWF from the coding sequence ATGAAAATATCTAAACTAATGGCTGCTGTAATAATATTATTTATTATTATTTTTCTTATATGTATTTTTTTATACTTTGATGCTAGCTTCGAGAGAGATGCTTATTTATATGCCAATTTTACCAGAGTAAATAGTGTAGAAAATGGACAGGTTCAGAAGATATACATCAAAAAAGGATCATATGTAAATAAAGGTGATACATTATTTGAGCTAGACTGTAGATACATAACAAAAGAGCTCAATATACTACAATCACAAGAAAAGAAAATAACTCTAGAACTTAAAGATGTTGTTATAAAAATAAAACTTGCTGAAAAGCAAAGAGATTTAGCCAGAGAAAGCCTAGTTGTTGAGAAAAGAAATTTTGAGAGATATAAACGTCTAATAAGAGATGGTGCCGTATCTGATCAGCAAAAAGACTTAGCTGAAAAAAACTTAATATCTAGTGAGTCTCAATTTGTCAAAGCGTGTCAGAACGTAGATAACCTAAAAATCAGACAAAATGATCTTCTATCTGATGAGAAAATAACTCAATCAAAGATTGATCAAAAAAAGTACTCTTTGAGTAGATGTTCTATCAAAGCTACAACAAATGGATATATTTCAAACTTTATATTACAAAAAGGCGATTTCATTAATAAAGGAGAAGATTTATTTTCTATCGTTGATACTCATAAATGGTATGTTGTGGCAAATGTCAAAGAAAGTAATATTAGATACTTATCTGTTGGCCAGACTGTCAGTATGACTACAAGCCTAACAGGATTTAAGAAATATACAGGTAGAATAGTTGATATCGAAAAAGGAATCACAAGACCTGAATACAATGATTTCTCAGCTCTCTACCATATTGAAAGAAATATAGACTGGGTTAGATTGGATTATAGATTTCCTGTACTTATAGAAGTTTTATCTAAAGATACAAAAGAGTTTAGACTTGGTGGAGATGTCCATGTATGGTTCTAA
- a CDS encoding chorismate mutase produces MTKLLKIIALLAVMVGASYALVEKPLNLLVERASLMQCVGICKHKLNSPLYDADQELRVLQNAQALAKKNHLESNSFLIFIQLQMDLSKQIEDYYAKNATQQQLEQQSSDCLSIYRDKIKKVDEQLYPAISQNINEINKDKDLTTKLSELVKKQNIKGIPQDPSYLELLANSLQSIKVVQ; encoded by the coding sequence ATGACTAAATTACTCAAAATAATAGCGCTACTTGCTGTTATGGTAGGAGCCTCTTATGCTTTGGTTGAAAAGCCTCTTAATCTTTTGGTCGAAAGAGCTTCTTTGATGCAATGTGTCGGAATATGTAAGCATAAGCTTAATAGTCCTCTATATGATGCAGATCAAGAGCTTAGAGTACTACAAAATGCTCAAGCTTTAGCAAAAAAGAATCATTTAGAATCTAACTCATTTCTGATTTTTATTCAATTACAAATGGATTTATCTAAGCAAATAGAAGATTATTATGCAAAAAATGCAACTCAGCAACAGCTTGAGCAACAAAGCTCAGATTGTTTGTCTATATATCGAGATAAGATTAAAAAAGTTGATGAGCAACTCTATCCGGCGATAAGTCAAAACATCAATGAAATTAATAAAGATAAAGACTTAACTACAAAGCTTAGTGAGCTTGTGAAAAAACAAAATATTAAAGGTATCCCTCAAGATCCAAGCTATCTAGAATTATTAGCAAATAGTTTGCAAAGTATCAAAGTAGTTCAATAA